The Ziziphus jujuba cultivar Dongzao chromosome 7, ASM3175591v1 genome includes a region encoding these proteins:
- the LOC107423973 gene encoding thioredoxin-like 2, chloroplastic gives MADVFRLPFHSLRFSASLLTSFASSSKSLQPGLPPNNCLDKRVFPVSYYSLSRLAFSPRSHFLSNFKVQAAVTATEQPKWWEKNAPNMIDIHSTQEFLTALSEAGDRLVIVEFYGTWCASCRALFPKLCRTAEEHPEILFLKVNFDENKPMCKSMNVKVLPYFHFYRGADGQLESFSCSLAKFQKIKDAIETHNTARCSIGPPKGVGDLELEP, from the exons ATGGCCGACGTTTTTCGCTTGCCGTTCCATTCACTTCGCTTCTCTGCCTCTCTGCTCACCTCCTTTGCTTCCTCCTCCAAGTCTCTCCAACCAGGTCTCCCACCCAATAACTGCTTAGATAAGAGGGTCTTTCCTGTTTCCTATTATTCTCTCTCTCGTCTTGCTTTCTCGCCCAGAAGCCACTTCCTTTCTAATTTCAAG GTACAGGCTGCTGTTACTGCAACAGAACAGCCAAAATGGTGGGAAAAGAATGCACCAAATATGATTGACATTCATTCTACACAAGAATTTTTGACTGCTTTAAGTGAAGCGGGAGATAGACTAGTGATTGTAGAATTTTATGGGACCTGGTGTGCTTCTTGCAGAGCATTATTTCCCAAG CTCTGCAGAACAGCTGAGGAACACCCCGAGATTTTATTCCTGAAAGTGAATTTCGATGAGAATAAACCTATGTGCAAAAGTATGAACGTCAAAGTCCTTCCATACTTCCATTTCTATCGTGGAGCTGACGGACAATTGGAATCCTTTTCATGTTCACTAGCAAAG TTCCAGAAAATAAAGGATGCAATTGAAACACACAATACAGCTCGTTGCAGCATTGGCCCCCCAAAGGGAGTTGGAGATCTTGAGTTAGAACCCTAA
- the LOC107423960 gene encoding uncharacterized protein LOC107423960 has protein sequence MGSDSLSILTPSTKPTPLPSQEEDSANPSAALLSFDTDSSPSSSANSPHKPATTIVFISLLLTTCVALSAAVAFAFLFFSSPSGSPHPSSSSFESSARPLKNLHHPVVLLISSDGFRFGYQFKTPTPNIGRLIANGTEADMGLIPVFPTLTFPNHYSIVTGLYPSYHGIINNHFVDPHTGELFTMASHEPKWWLGEPLWETVVNHGFKAATYFWPGSEVNKGSWTCPEKFCKHYNGSVPFEERVDTVLHYFDLPSTEIPVFMTLYFEDPDHQGHQVGPDDPEITKAVARIDGLIGKLIEGLEKRGVFEDVTIIMVGDHGMVGTCDKKLIFLDDLAPWVEIPKDWVQSYTPLLAIRPPPGVEPADVVAKINEGLKSGKVENGQNLRVYLKEELPSRLHYAASDRIPPVIGLIEEGFKVEQKRTNRRECGGAHGYDNAIFSMRTIFIGHGPQFARGRKVPSFENVQIYNLVTSILNIQGAPNNGSLSFPTSVLLPPSP, from the coding sequence ATGGGTTCTGATTCGTTGTCTATCTTAACCCCATCAACAAAGCCCACACCACTCCCTTCCCAAGAAGAAGACTCTGCAAACCCATCTGCAGCTCTGCTCTCTTTTGATACCGACTCCTCCCCTTCCTCCTCTGCCAATTCTCCCCACAAACCCGCCACCACCATCGTCTTCATCTCCCTCCTCCTCACCACTTGCGTTGCTCTCTCCGCCGCCGTCGCCTTCGcttttctcttcttctcttCCCCCTCCGGCTCCCCCCacccctcctcctcctccttcgaATCCTCAGCTCGTCCTCTCAAAAACCTCCACCATCCCGTTGTCCTCTTGATTTCCTCTGATGGGTTTCGATTCGGTTACCAATTCAAGACCCCCACTCCCAATATCGGCCGTCTTATTGCTAACGGGACCGAGGCCGACATGGGTCTGATTCCGGTCTTCCCTACTTTGACTTTCCCAAATCATTATTCTATAGTTACAGGTCTCTATCCTTCTTATCACGGCATAATTAACAATCACTTTGTGGATCCACACACTGGCGAGCTCTTCACCATGGCAAGCCACGAGCCCAAGTGGTGGCTGGGCGAGCCCTTGTGGGAGACCGTGGTCAATCACGGCTTCAAAGCTGCCACCTATTTCTGGCCTGGTTCTGAGGTAAACAAAGGTTCTTGGACTTGCCCTGAGAAATTCTGCAAGCACTATAACGGCTCCGTTCCTTTTGAGGAGCGGGTGGATACTGTGTTGCACTACTTTGATCTGCCTAGTACTGAAATTCCTGTGTTTATGACTCTGTATTTTGAAGATCCCGATCATCAGGGTCATCAGGTTGGGCCTGATGATCCGGAGATCACTAAAGCTGTTGCTAGAATCGATGGGTTGATAGGTAAGTTGATTGAGGGTCTGGAGAAAAGAGGAGTTTTTGAGGATGTTACTATAATTATGGTAGGTGATCATGGGATGGTTGGTACTTGTGATAAAAAGCTGATTTTTCTGGATGATTTGGCTCCTTGGGTTGAGATTCCAAAGGATTGGGTCCAGTCATATACTCCATTGCTTGCAATTCGTCCGCCTCCGGGGGTTGAGCCGGCAGATGTTGTTGCCAAAATTAATGAAGGATTGAAATCGGGGAAGGTCGAGAATGGGCAGAATTTGAGAGTGTATCTTAAAGAGGAGCTTCCCAGTCGACTTCATTATGCGGCTAGTGATCGTATTCCACCGGTAATAGGATTAATTGAAGAAGGGTTCAAGGTAGAACAGAAAAGAACCAATAGGAGAGAATGTGGAGGAGCACATGGTTATGATAATGCTATATTTTCCATGAGAACCATTTTCATTGGCCACGGTCCTCAGTTTGCACGGGGTAGAAAGGTTCCATCTTTTGAAAATGTTCAAATATACAACTTGGTAACTTCAATTCTCAATATTCAGGGTGCTCCCAACAACGGATCACTATCATTTCCAACGTCTGTTCTTCTGCCACCTAGCCCTTAA